A region of Thiofilum sp. DNA encodes the following proteins:
- a CDS encoding trypco2 family protein → MSAEQRELVGIIAALRADIEAAIAEGEGKKIKFDLSDAEVELKVAISAGKDQKVGGKFSFKVWGVGAELGGEQTEKQAQDYAHTVRLKLKPKVWNPDTKQYEPTNNIAGLGRG, encoded by the coding sequence ATGAGTGCTGAGCAACGTGAATTGGTGGGTATTATTGCAGCGTTACGGGCAGATATTGAGGCAGCGATTGCGGAGGGTGAGGGCAAAAAGATCAAATTTGATCTATCCGATGCTGAGGTGGAGTTGAAAGTAGCGATTAGTGCAGGTAAAGATCAAAAGGTAGGCGGCAAATTTAGCTTTAAGGTTTGGGGTGTCGGGGCTGAATTAGGAGGTGAGCAAACGGAAAAACAGGCACAAGACTATGCCCATACCGTGCGTTTGAAGTTGAAGCCTAAAGTCTGGAATCCAGATACTAAGCAGTATGAGCCTACCAATAATATTGCAGGTCTTGGACGGGGCTAA
- a CDS encoding serine protease, giving the protein MQADLACLIGKIVTFTTHLYEDGECAKLIGTGFALREGLVITARHVLYSDQIQVDSTKPRKIYWLGGSAEGELVTEIIFEHAEWDIAVLACPTPAIKTSALLMSKPAKSSTPWESIGYLAAGMNNKGIRIETPASGTCVSYVPSTDSAVKHIQHLYPRDKLKTAEWQGMSGAPVFVEETAQLIGILIRTADALPDRLVMLSLAYVLAHCSELREKLVWIEHSDAFSAVKQYLNANTATLQALAKVIQQREPRVGDKVADVVRYLVQLELMELFKLIRQARQQSSSLTLKASLAQVIKRLLPSIYDAKTVLQLREENACGLLKIPYTSPVSAEVLMAGVTKREVDFTFYPISKINPQLVAVPGKYCLALPPETGSKGTQKTQQEAEDDLWQRIAGGDTTENIQTNIDEYLYLNIPEKSRSSRNRDQKRVMVNSTLQRLFNSEQSVQYYWILLEDDSQAWQEVVGFLNEKYPLIRLLCLTDDFEQEERERDLFFDLPDLLKDE; this is encoded by the coding sequence ATGCAGGCAGATTTAGCTTGCTTGATTGGCAAGATCGTAACGTTTACTACTCACCTCTATGAGGATGGTGAGTGTGCCAAATTGATCGGTACAGGGTTTGCTTTGCGAGAAGGTTTAGTCATTACTGCTCGGCATGTGTTGTATAGTGATCAGATTCAGGTTGATAGTACTAAGCCGCGTAAAATTTATTGGTTAGGTGGGAGTGCTGAGGGCGAGCTTGTTACTGAGATTATATTTGAACATGCAGAGTGGGATATTGCTGTTTTAGCGTGTCCCACTCCAGCGATTAAAACCTCTGCCTTGTTAATGTCTAAGCCTGCAAAGTCTTCGACTCCTTGGGAGAGTATTGGTTATTTAGCGGCGGGTATGAATAACAAGGGAATTCGCATTGAAACCCCCGCTAGTGGTACGTGTGTGTCTTATGTACCTAGTACTGATTCAGCGGTGAAGCATATCCAACATCTTTATCCCAGAGATAAGCTTAAAACAGCCGAATGGCAAGGGATGTCGGGTGCACCTGTTTTTGTGGAAGAAACAGCGCAGCTAATCGGTATTTTGATTCGTACCGCCGATGCACTACCGGATCGGTTGGTGATGTTGTCTTTGGCTTATGTGTTGGCGCATTGCTCTGAGCTGCGTGAAAAATTAGTTTGGATTGAGCACAGTGATGCTTTTAGTGCGGTTAAGCAGTATCTAAATGCTAATACCGCAACCCTTCAAGCCTTAGCCAAAGTAATACAACAGCGCGAGCCAAGGGTTGGGGATAAAGTAGCGGATGTCGTGCGTTATTTGGTGCAGTTAGAGTTAATGGAATTATTTAAACTTATTAGGCAAGCACGACAGCAAAGCTCCAGTCTCACGTTAAAAGCATCATTGGCACAAGTGATTAAGCGTTTATTACCTTCTATTTATGATGCTAAAACGGTGTTACAACTGCGCGAGGAAAACGCTTGTGGTTTGTTAAAAATCCCCTACACCTCGCCCGTATCGGCTGAAGTACTGATGGCAGGGGTGACTAAACGTGAGGTGGATTTCACCTTTTATCCTATCTCTAAGATAAACCCACAGTTAGTCGCTGTGCCGGGGAAATATTGCTTGGCACTCCCTCCTGAAACAGGCTCGAAGGGGACACAGAAAACCCAACAAGAGGCTGAAGATGACTTATGGCAACGAATAGCAGGAGGTGACACTACTGAAAATATTCAGACCAATATTGATGAATACTTATACCTCAATATCCCTGAGAAAAGCCGCAGCAGTCGAAACCGTGATCAGAAAAGAGTTATGGTTAACAGTACGTTGCAACGACTATTTAACTCAGAGCAGTCGGTGCAATATTATTGGATTTTATTAGAGGATGACTCTCAAGCTTGGCAGGAGGTAGTTGGGTTTTTAAACGAAAAATACCCGTTGATTCGTTTATTGTGTTTGACGGATGATTTTGAGCAAGAGGAACGTGAACGTGATTTATTTTTTGATTTACCGGATTTACTAAAAGATGAGTGA
- a CDS encoding AAA family ATPase, translating into MSDANPPMELIPADKTHQTITDDTGEVITHYFAAKEIQAINAAIAINRPLLLWGEPGIGKSQLAKAAAQALGRVFIPFVADAQTEAHDLLWRFDAVARLAEAQIQSAAQHDRSALAMKHFLIPGPLWWAFNWESALNVITPDRPASELNESMCQRQPPAIASGCAVQKGVVVLIDEIDKADSSVPNGLLEALGANRFQPQGWGEVVNCQGIKPLVLITTNEERRLPDAFQRRCLSLHLAFPATNDNDAQVQFLLQRARANFKTLDQERYSELEDKTVLEAAAALLVADRAYAKEKSLYPLPGLAEYFDLLRGVQRLSQATQQSPVDLMGQLQQFTYQKHPHFHRQ; encoded by the coding sequence ATGAGTGATGCCAACCCTCCTATGGAACTAATACCTGCTGATAAAACCCATCAAACCATTACCGATGATACCGGAGAGGTGATCACTCATTATTTTGCTGCTAAAGAGATTCAAGCTATTAATGCCGCTATAGCGATTAATCGACCCTTATTGTTATGGGGCGAACCGGGGATTGGTAAGAGTCAATTAGCCAAAGCAGCAGCACAAGCTTTGGGACGAGTGTTTATTCCCTTTGTAGCGGACGCTCAAACAGAGGCACATGATTTATTGTGGCGGTTTGATGCAGTTGCTCGTTTAGCTGAAGCGCAAATTCAAAGTGCCGCCCAACATGATCGTTCTGCACTAGCGATGAAGCATTTTTTAATTCCGGGGCCTTTATGGTGGGCTTTTAATTGGGAGAGTGCTTTAAACGTAATTACTCCAGACCGCCCAGCATCGGAGCTTAATGAGTCAATGTGTCAGCGTCAGCCGCCCGCTATTGCGTCGGGTTGTGCAGTCCAAAAGGGGGTGGTAGTACTGATTGATGAGATTGATAAGGCAGATAGTAGTGTGCCTAATGGTTTATTAGAGGCTTTAGGGGCGAATCGTTTTCAGCCACAGGGTTGGGGTGAAGTGGTTAACTGCCAAGGCATTAAACCTTTAGTGTTAATCACCACTAATGAGGAGCGCCGTCTACCCGATGCATTTCAACGGCGTTGTTTATCCTTACATTTAGCGTTTCCCGCTACTAATGACAATGATGCTCAAGTACAGTTTTTGTTGCAGCGGGCGCGTGCTAATTTTAAAACGCTAGACCAAGAGCGCTATAGCGAACTAGAGGATAAAACGGTATTAGAAGCCGCCGCCGCCCTGTTGGTGGCAGATCGAGCTTATGCTAAGGAGAAAAGCTTGTATCCTTTGCCCGGTCTAGCCGAGTACTTTGATTTATTGCGGGGAGTGCAGCGCTTGAGCCAAGCCACCCAGCAGAGTCCAGTCGACCTAATGGGGCAATTACAGCAGTTTACTTATCAAAAGCATCCCCATTTTCATCGTCAGTAG
- a CDS encoding formylglycine-generating enzyme family protein: MRRAPLNRVDLLQALALGDVQSSLIIAEQLGLVCELKVSATPASGTRASTERGSLEEQGLSAANSINRTFLPRAKFWLLQEREVFTQPSPSSPSPTSSPAESLVTVEVWPDRPLVKPRHYFLADWRELMPRLWQSLLAEQQCRAIDVEALVGTVSRGHYLSHFPRLPQYRFKQQLYFISDRAVRLTPYWCDHDLLQRLLLSSLPQTPLHQAVWLEGDAQPSDVQGGEWSLPPSGSVVVILSDLGVLERYSTESMARWMQFGEQLQRQSCHLVVLLPCHPDDVDPCLRTMFNLVSWRSSRYLAKKHEATWELLLERLLTVLAPAIRVEPSLMRQMRLSMAQFGAGWQWDAALEAWAWQHPAFAEHHSSAASWNPSARQTYLQAFAQLTTAQQTVALAVIKAWRGELSEEIWFEELTSLDAKARLLPSLQRDIQAANGYYQRLSADMQFAPDGIEGDVKAWLKRSLIRLPLEARMHQAVGAHLQLLQYWVFEGQRLLGVDPQQLPLSGNQEQLVELCQWGERLCLIPFQPSVPRPVGYSPLALLRLRHPFVQVLTEQGQRGLSVGGTALALPTGSRFEVCSDCERLVFEAWQRPDEVEAVGRDEFGVYLELQVADKITQRLRYIPPTTFLMGSPADELERDTDETQHEVTLTKGYWLADTTVTQALWTAVMGNNPSDFKGKQLPVENVSWDDAQSFLQRLSVVFPSLQVRLPTEAEWECACRGGTMTPFFFGSTISTEQVNYDGNYPYAGGAKGEHRRKTVAVKTLPANAWGLYEMHGNVYEWCQDRYGDYPAGLSVDPQGLDVGGHRVLRGGSWGDEGRICRSAYRFRLTPDIRHLIVGFRFALGQVS; this comes from the coding sequence ATGCGCCGTGCTCCGTTGAATCGAGTAGATTTGTTACAAGCCCTAGCGCTAGGCGATGTGCAAAGTAGTCTAATCATCGCTGAGCAACTAGGTTTGGTGTGTGAATTAAAAGTCTCTGCTACTCCTGCAAGTGGTACGAGAGCTAGTACTGAGAGGGGTAGTTTAGAAGAGCAAGGGTTGTCTGCTGCGAATTCAATTAATCGAACGTTTTTACCTCGTGCTAAGTTTTGGTTGCTACAAGAGCGCGAAGTATTCACTCAGCCGAGTCCTTCGAGTCCTTCACCAACATCCTCGCCAGCGGAATCATTAGTGACGGTTGAGGTTTGGCCTGATCGTCCATTAGTCAAACCACGTCATTATTTTTTAGCGGATTGGCGTGAGTTAATGCCTCGTTTATGGCAGTCCTTATTAGCTGAACAACAATGTCGAGCCATTGATGTGGAGGCTCTAGTAGGGACTGTGAGTCGTGGACACTACTTAAGCCATTTTCCGCGTTTACCTCAATACCGATTTAAGCAACAGCTTTATTTTATTTCAGATCGTGCCGTGCGTTTAACCCCGTATTGGTGTGACCATGATTTATTACAACGACTCTTATTAAGTTCATTACCTCAGACCCCTTTGCATCAGGCGGTGTGGCTAGAGGGCGATGCGCAACCGAGTGATGTGCAAGGAGGAGAATGGTCTTTACCGCCTAGTGGGAGTGTGGTGGTGATTTTGAGTGATTTGGGGGTGTTGGAGCGTTATTCTACCGAGTCAATGGCTCGTTGGATGCAATTCGGGGAACAGTTACAGCGCCAATCCTGTCATCTTGTGGTACTGCTGCCTTGTCACCCTGACGATGTTGATCCCTGTTTGCGTACTATGTTTAATTTAGTGTCATGGCGAAGCAGTCGTTATCTGGCTAAAAAGCATGAAGCTACTTGGGAACTACTACTAGAGCGTTTATTGACCGTACTAGCCCCCGCTATTCGCGTCGAGCCTAGTTTAATGCGTCAGATGCGCTTGAGCATGGCGCAGTTTGGGGCGGGTTGGCAATGGGATGCGGCGCTGGAGGCTTGGGCATGGCAACATCCCGCTTTTGCAGAGCACCATAGCAGTGCAGCCAGTTGGAATCCTAGTGCTAGACAGACCTATTTACAGGCTTTTGCTCAATTAACTACCGCGCAACAAACGGTAGCTTTGGCAGTGATTAAGGCATGGCGCGGTGAGTTATCAGAGGAAATTTGGTTTGAAGAGCTAACCAGTCTGGATGCCAAAGCACGCTTATTACCGAGCCTACAGCGCGATATTCAGGCAGCGAATGGTTATTATCAGCGCTTAAGTGCGGATATGCAGTTTGCGCCTGATGGGATTGAGGGTGATGTAAAGGCCTGGCTAAAGCGTTCTTTAATACGCTTGCCACTAGAGGCGCGAATGCATCAAGCAGTGGGGGCGCATTTGCAGTTATTACAATATTGGGTGTTTGAGGGGCAACGTTTACTGGGGGTTGATCCGCAACAATTACCGCTGAGTGGCAATCAAGAGCAGTTAGTAGAGTTGTGTCAGTGGGGAGAGCGTTTGTGCCTTATCCCGTTTCAGCCATCAGTGCCGCGCCCTGTGGGGTATAGTCCTTTAGCGCTGTTGCGCTTGCGTCATCCTTTTGTGCAGGTATTGACCGAGCAGGGGCAGAGGGGGTTAAGTGTAGGGGGTACTGCTCTTGCTTTACCAACAGGGTCGCGTTTTGAGGTGTGTAGTGATTGTGAGCGTTTAGTGTTTGAGGCTTGGCAGCGCCCTGATGAGGTGGAGGCAGTAGGGCGGGATGAATTTGGGGTGTATTTGGAGCTACAGGTGGCGGATAAAATTACCCAGCGCTTGCGCTATATACCACCAACTACATTTTTAATGGGTTCACCAGCGGATGAGCTGGAACGTGATACTGATGAAACCCAGCATGAAGTGACTTTAACTAAAGGCTATTGGCTAGCTGATACTACCGTGACTCAGGCTCTTTGGACTGCGGTGATGGGCAATAATCCGAGCGATTTTAAAGGCAAGCAATTACCTGTTGAAAACGTCAGTTGGGACGATGCTCAGTCCTTTTTGCAACGTTTGAGCGTGGTATTTCCATCCTTGCAGGTGCGTTTACCGACTGAAGCTGAGTGGGAGTGTGCCTGTCGAGGGGGAACTATGACGCCCTTTTTCTTTGGTAGTACGATTAGTACGGAGCAGGTGAATTATGATGGTAATTATCCTTATGCTGGAGGGGCTAAGGGGGAGCATCGAAGAAAGACGGTAGCGGTGAAGACTTTACCCGCGAATGCGTGGGGCTTGTATGAGATGCACGGTAATGTTTATGAGTGGTGTCAAGACAGGTATGGAGATTATCCAGCAGGTTTGTCAGTTGATCCACAGGGTTTAGACGTAGGCGGGCATCGTGTGTTGCGCGGTGGTTCGTGGGGCGACGAAGGCAGGATCTGCCGCTCTGCTTACCGCTTCAGGCTCACGCCCGACATCCGTCACCTCATCGTGGGTTTTCGTTTTGCCCTAGGTCAAGTGAGCTAA
- the hppD gene encoding 4-hydroxyphenylpyruvate dioxygenase → MSTAYENPMGLMGFEFVEFASPTPNVLEPLFEKMGFSLVAQHRSKDVLLYRQGDINFIVNREPKSLAAYFAAEHGPSACGLAFRVKDSHQAYQRALDLGAQPIDIPTGPMELRLPAIKGIGGAPLYLIDRFEDGKSIYDIDFEWIEGVERHPKGHGFKVVDHLTHNVYRGRMAFWGSYYERLFNFRDIRYFDIKGEYTGLTSRAMTAPDNLIRIPLNEESGQGSGQIEEFLMQFNGEGIQHIALLSDNLLQSVDALRAAGIPLMTAPNHIYYEMLEERLPNHGEPVEELKLRGILLDGSTAGGTPRLLLQIFSQTLLGPVFFEFIQRKEDEGFGEGNFKALFESLERDQIRRGTLAA, encoded by the coding sequence ATGTCTACTGCTTATGAAAATCCTATGGGATTAATGGGTTTTGAATTTGTTGAATTTGCCTCGCCTACCCCTAATGTTTTAGAACCTTTATTTGAAAAAATGGGCTTTAGCCTAGTCGCCCAACATCGCTCTAAAGATGTGCTGCTCTATCGTCAGGGCGATATTAATTTCATTGTCAATCGAGAACCCAAAAGCCTTGCTGCGTACTTTGCTGCTGAGCATGGCCCTAGTGCCTGTGGTCTAGCTTTTCGAGTCAAAGACTCCCACCAAGCCTATCAACGCGCCCTCGATTTAGGCGCTCAACCGATTGACATTCCTACAGGCCCTATGGAATTACGCTTACCAGCGATTAAAGGCATTGGTGGCGCACCTTTGTATTTGATTGATCGCTTTGAAGACGGCAAGTCGATTTATGATATTGATTTTGAATGGATTGAGGGCGTAGAGCGTCATCCTAAAGGGCATGGTTTTAAAGTGGTCGATCACCTCACCCATAATGTGTATCGCGGGCGTATGGCGTTTTGGGGAAGTTATTATGAGCGCTTATTTAATTTTCGTGATATTCGCTATTTTGATATTAAAGGCGAATACACCGGACTGACTTCACGCGCTATGACTGCCCCTGATAATCTGATTCGTATTCCACTCAATGAAGAATCGGGGCAAGGCTCAGGGCAAATTGAAGAATTTCTCATGCAATTTAATGGTGAAGGGATTCAACATATTGCCTTACTGAGTGATAACTTGCTGCAAAGTGTGGATGCGCTACGTGCGGCGGGTATTCCCTTAATGACCGCCCCCAATCATATTTACTATGAAATGCTGGAGGAGCGCCTACCCAATCATGGCGAGCCTGTCGAGGAGCTTAAACTGCGCGGGATTTTATTAGACGGCTCAACCGCAGGCGGCACACCGCGCTTATTACTCCAAATCTTTTCTCAAACCTTATTAGGCCCCGTATTTTTCGAGTTTATTCAGCGAAAAGAAGATGAAGGCTTTGGTGAGGGCAATTTTAAAGCCTTATTTGAATCGCTAGAGCGTGATCAAATCAGACGTGGCACATTAGCCGCCTAA
- a CDS encoding 2Fe-2S iron-sulfur cluster binding domain-containing protein, whose protein sequence is MQEFQIQLITRDEQVLQFSCSDGEDIVSAAERAQLYLISQCRSGSCGACIGTAKGHYIQAIDPDIASSIAHTNQVLLCRTYPRSDLQVVLPYDAEQVRKQPLPIRQAILLEKNYLTADTLQLKLELLEDDEGNLSLAFEPGQYIEIWIPNTEIKRAYSLANAPNWDGVLELLIKLRPQGQFAHYITEQAQVGDTLTLQGASGNFTLQDRGLRPRYFIAGGCGLASVMSMLRRMGEWQEPHEVQLLFGVWYEDEVFYQQELADLATDYPNLHYQICVQEASPVWQGFHGSVVEAFRSLLQTIHTTPDIYICGSNSLIERIAEIAEEFNISKDQLIYEHYGVAQTQNACCQDKC, encoded by the coding sequence ATGCAGGAATTCCAGATTCAATTAATTACCCGTGATGAGCAAGTGCTGCAATTTAGTTGTAGCGATGGCGAGGATATTGTTAGTGCTGCGGAACGAGCACAGTTGTATTTAATCAGTCAATGCCGTTCAGGGAGTTGTGGCGCCTGTATCGGCACAGCAAAGGGGCATTATATACAAGCGATTGATCCCGATATTGCTAGCAGCATTGCTCATACAAACCAAGTACTGTTGTGCCGTACTTACCCACGCAGTGATTTACAAGTGGTATTGCCTTATGACGCTGAACAAGTACGCAAACAGCCTTTACCTATTCGCCAAGCCATTTTGCTAGAAAAAAACTATCTCACTGCTGATACCTTACAGCTCAAATTGGAATTGCTTGAAGATGATGAAGGTAATCTCAGCCTAGCATTTGAGCCGGGGCAATATATTGAAATCTGGATTCCCAATACTGAGATCAAACGCGCTTACTCACTGGCAAATGCGCCTAATTGGGATGGTGTACTGGAGCTATTAATTAAGCTCCGCCCACAGGGACAATTTGCGCACTATATCACTGAACAAGCTCAAGTGGGTGACACGCTCACTCTACAAGGTGCTAGTGGTAATTTTACCTTACAAGACCGGGGCTTACGCCCGCGCTACTTTATTGCAGGGGGGTGTGGTCTAGCCTCAGTCATGTCCATGTTGCGCCGTATGGGAGAATGGCAAGAGCCGCATGAGGTGCAGTTATTATTCGGCGTATGGTACGAAGATGAGGTATTTTATCAGCAAGAACTGGCTGATTTAGCCACAGACTATCCGAATTTGCATTACCAGATATGCGTACAAGAGGCCTCACCTGTTTGGCAGGGTTTCCATGGCTCAGTAGTGGAAGCGTTTAGATCACTCCTACAAACTATTCACACTACGCCTGATATTTATATTTGTGGATCTAATAGTTTGATTGAGCGTATTGCTGAAATAGCGGAGGAGTTTAATATTAGTAAAGATCAGTTGATTTACGAGCATTATGGTGTGGCTCAAACGCAAAATGCTTGTTGTCAAGACAAGTGTTAG
- the hcp gene encoding hydroxylamine reductase, whose protein sequence is MFCYQCEQTQRSGEVLGCASLKGNCGKEATTSDLQDILVYQILGLADYAQRARKAGVVNQGINDFIQYGMFTTLTNVNFNATRFVNLIQQAAKLRDSLKASLAASTVSSIDLIAAASFQPAGTMEELLKQHPITAINRDQAVVGADVIGLRMLILYGLKGVCAYSHHARTLGFRDAEIDADINKTLAYLGSDPVDINELLAQSLVVGTINLRVMELLDRANTETFGNQTIAQVRVSPVAGKAILVSGHDLHDLAQILEQTKDSGVNVYTHGEMLPAHAYPGLKCYAHLVGNYGTAWQNQQIEFAEFPGPIVLTSNCLIEPDKSYKQRLFTAGPVGWSGVRHIDNNDYKMVTQAAKALPGFKETAPEKLITTGFGHHTVLGVADKVIEGVKAGAIQHFFVIGGCDGAKPGRNYYTELAQSTPDNTVVLTLGCAKYRFNQHEFGTIGSIPRLLDLGQCNDAHSAIKIASALAGAFGCGVNDLPLSLMISWFEQKATAVLLSLLAVGVKGIHLGPTLPVYLTPNLLAVLQERFDIRVNHTPEADLKTALATAAQ, encoded by the coding sequence ATGTTTTGCTATCAATGTGAACAAACCCAACGTAGCGGTGAAGTGCTCGGTTGTGCCTCGTTAAAAGGTAATTGTGGCAAGGAAGCCACCACTTCTGATTTACAAGATATTTTAGTCTATCAAATCCTCGGTTTAGCCGATTATGCCCAACGCGCTCGCAAAGCTGGTGTGGTCAATCAAGGGATTAATGACTTTATCCAGTACGGCATGTTTACCACACTCACCAATGTAAATTTCAATGCCACGCGCTTTGTAAATCTAATCCAGCAAGCCGCTAAGTTACGTGATTCATTAAAAGCCTCATTAGCAGCTAGTACCGTTTCTAGTATCGACCTAATCGCCGCCGCCTCGTTTCAACCTGCTGGCACAATGGAAGAACTATTAAAACAACATCCGATTACTGCCATTAACCGTGATCAAGCAGTGGTTGGGGCAGATGTCATTGGTTTACGCATGTTGATTTTATATGGTCTAAAAGGAGTTTGTGCTTACTCCCATCATGCCCGTACTTTAGGATTCCGTGATGCTGAAATTGATGCTGATATCAATAAGACTTTAGCCTATTTAGGCTCTGATCCCGTTGATATCAATGAACTACTCGCTCAGTCTTTAGTGGTCGGTACTATCAATCTGCGCGTCATGGAGTTACTGGATCGCGCTAATACTGAAACTTTTGGTAATCAAACCATCGCTCAAGTGCGTGTTAGTCCGGTAGCGGGCAAAGCGATTTTAGTTAGTGGTCATGACCTACATGATTTAGCGCAAATTCTAGAGCAAACTAAAGACAGTGGCGTGAATGTTTATACCCACGGCGAAATGCTCCCTGCACATGCTTATCCGGGCTTGAAATGCTATGCGCATTTAGTGGGTAATTACGGTACGGCATGGCAAAACCAACAAATCGAGTTTGCCGAGTTTCCCGGCCCGATTGTGTTAACCTCAAATTGCCTGATTGAACCAGATAAAAGCTATAAGCAACGCCTTTTTACCGCAGGCCCTGTGGGTTGGTCGGGTGTACGTCATATTGATAATAATGATTATAAAATGGTGACTCAGGCCGCTAAAGCACTCCCCGGCTTTAAAGAAACCGCGCCTGAAAAGCTTATTACTACAGGCTTTGGCCATCACACAGTATTAGGTGTAGCTGATAAGGTGATTGAAGGGGTCAAAGCAGGTGCGATTCAACATTTCTTTGTGATTGGTGGTTGTGATGGGGCAAAACCCGGACGCAATTACTACACTGAGCTGGCACAAAGCACTCCCGACAATACGGTGGTATTAACACTCGGTTGTGCTAAATATCGTTTTAATCAGCATGAATTTGGCACGATTGGCAGCATTCCGCGCTTACTCGATTTAGGACAATGCAATGACGCCCATTCGGCAATTAAAATTGCCAGTGCCTTAGCGGGGGCCTTTGGTTGCGGTGTAAACGACTTGCCTTTATCGCTGATGATTTCATGGTTTGAACAAAAAGCCACGGCTGTGTTGTTATCACTCTTAGCTGTTGGGGTGAAAGGTATTCATTTGGGTCCAACCTTACCCGTCTATCTCACTCCTAACTTATTAGCCGTACTACAAGAGCGCTTTGATATTCGCGTAAATCATACCCCCGAAGCTGATTTAAAAACGGCTTTAGCTACAGCAGCCCAATAG
- a CDS encoding Crp/Fnr family transcriptional regulator — translation MESLLQVAPLFNGLSADDLAPISAASRLVSLKPNTLLFRASDPALHFFLVTKGSMRLYRLTPEGKEKVIEIISAGQTFAEAVALVNKPYPVYASALEPTELIAIPSQVLRDQVLINHGLAFKMLASLSLRIHGFLNDIHTLSLATAQQKVAGYLLAFLEQSDHEQIIRLPATKAMIASRLGLQPETFSRVLSKMKEQGVIQEDKNQILILSSSALKQLRDTA, via the coding sequence ATGGAGTCGTTGTTACAGGTAGCGCCGTTATTTAATGGTTTAAGCGCGGATGATCTAGCGCCCATTAGTGCGGCATCACGCTTAGTGAGTTTAAAGCCCAATACTTTATTATTTCGAGCCAGTGATCCTGCACTGCATTTTTTTCTAGTGACCAAGGGCAGTATGCGTTTGTACCGTTTGACCCCTGAAGGTAAGGAAAAGGTGATTGAGATCATTAGTGCGGGACAAACCTTTGCTGAGGCAGTAGCATTGGTGAATAAGCCTTACCCGGTATATGCCTCAGCATTAGAGCCAACTGAGTTAATTGCGATTCCCTCTCAAGTGCTGCGTGATCAAGTACTGATTAATCACGGACTAGCGTTTAAGATGCTAGCGAGTTTAAGCCTACGGATTCATGGTTTTTTAAATGATATTCACACCTTAAGCTTGGCAACCGCGCAGCAAAAAGTGGCGGGGTATTTATTAGCCTTTTTAGAGCAATCAGATCATGAGCAAATCATTCGTTTACCTGCTACTAAAGCCATGATTGCCTCACGTTTAGGCTTGCAACCAGAAACCTTTTCACGCGTATTGTCAAAAATGAAAGAGCAGGGCGTGATTCAAGAGGATAAAAATCAAATTTTGATTTTATCATCTAGTGCGTTGAAACAATTAAGAGACACCGCTTAG
- a CDS encoding LysE family translocator, which produces MLPLSTLAIFIPTFFFVSVTPGMCMTLALTLGMSVGLKRSLPMMAGELLGVGIIAALAAVGVATIMLQFPEVFTLFKLAGGLYLGWIGIEMWRSRGSLAIPENIDTPPSSKPLDLALKGFITAIANPKGWAFFISLLPPFLNQTQPLAPQLAVLIAMILTMEFICLLLYATGGQALRHLLLDRGNVRLLNRIAGTLMIGVGLWLIVG; this is translated from the coding sequence ATGTTGCCTCTAAGCACCTTAGCTATATTTATTCCCACTTTCTTTTTCGTCTCGGTCACGCCGGGCATGTGTATGACCTTGGCATTGACTTTGGGTATGTCGGTAGGTTTAAAGCGTAGTCTGCCGATGATGGCGGGGGAATTATTAGGCGTGGGGATTATTGCCGCCCTAGCTGCTGTAGGGGTCGCCACTATTATGCTGCAATTCCCTGAGGTATTTACCCTATTTAAACTCGCAGGTGGGTTGTATTTAGGCTGGATCGGCATAGAAATGTGGCGCTCACGGGGCAGCTTAGCTATTCCAGAAAACATTGATACGCCACCATCGAGTAAACCACTCGATCTAGCCCTTAAAGGCTTTATTACCGCTATCGCCAATCCTAAAGGCTGGGCGTTTTTTATCTCACTGTTACCGCCCTTTTTAAACCAGACCCAACCCTTAGCACCACAATTAGCGGTGCTGATTGCTATGATTCTCACTATGGAGTTTATTTGTTTGCTGCTCTATGCCACCGGTGGGCAAGCTTTGCGTCATTTACTCTTAGATCGCGGTAATGTACGCCTACTCAACCGCATTGCTGGAACGTTAATGATAGGGGTAGGTTTATGGTTAATTGTGGGCTGA
- a CDS encoding RND transporter codes for MTTFHRWMDKLPWGLLIVAALTLGLSPFFPEPHLWEKLKMLVAGDLVKPIDWFDLVLHGTPYVLLLLKLLAQLLPKPKV; via the coding sequence ATGACTACCTTCCACCGTTGGATGGATAAATTGCCTTGGGGCTTATTAATCGTGGCGGCGTTAACCTTAGGGCTTTCTCCCTTCTTCCCTGAACCGCATCTTTGGGAAAAGCTCAAAATGCTAGTGGCGGGTGACTTAGTGAAGCCGATTGATTGGTTTGATTTAGTGCTACATGGCACACCCTATGTTTTACTATTGCTGAAACTCTTAGCTCAACTACTGCCTAAGCCAAAGGTGTAA